The Metamycoplasma gateae genome window below encodes:
- a CDS encoding 5'-3' exonuclease, with amino-acid sequence MNKKILIIDGTYLAYRSYFAMNKSNVILTDENGFSTNTILLFFRTLFTLINEHKPTHLFIAFDAKGKTFRHQIYNQYKDGRAKMPIEFYKQMDLIKDILNNLNITNIEKEGFEADDLIAKVCSLYNGEQKLIFSADQDLNQLIDENTNIIKKYKDTIIILNLQNFKDIYGFEPYQVVDYKAIVGDSSDNFFGIKGIGPKTAIKLLEEFETLENIYSNLENIKPNWATKFEEFKDIVFRDQKIAKLVTNFDLENISLENLKISNIKPSEKAIEIIEKYQLNSIKKAVMKFK; translated from the coding sequence ATGAATAAAAAAATATTAATAATTGATGGAACATATTTAGCATATCGTTCTTACTTTGCAATGAATAAAAGTAATGTTATTCTAACTGACGAAAACGGATTTTCAACTAATACTATTCTCCTATTTTTTAGAACTCTTTTTACTCTAATTAATGAACACAAACCTACACACTTGTTTATTGCTTTTGATGCTAAAGGAAAAACTTTCAGACATCAAATTTATAATCAATATAAGGACGGCAGAGCAAAAATGCCTATCGAATTTTATAAACAAATGGACTTAATAAAAGATATTTTGAATAATCTAAATATTACAAATATTGAAAAAGAAGGATTTGAGGCTGATGATTTAATTGCTAAGGTTTGTTCTTTATACAATGGCGAACAAAAATTAATTTTCTCAGCAGACCAAGATTTAAATCAATTAATAGATGAAAATACTAATATTATCAAGAAATATAAGGATACGATAATCATACTTAATCTTCAAAATTTCAAAGATATTTACGGGTTTGAACCTTATCAAGTTGTTGATTACAAGGCAATAGTTGGAGATAGCAGCGATAACTTTTTTGGAATTAAGGGAATAGGTCCTAAAACTGCCATTAAATTATTAGAAGAATTTGAAACTTTAGAAAATATATATTCAAACTTAGAAAATATAAAACCTAATTGAGCAACTAAATTTGAAGAATTTAAGGATATAGTTTTTAGAGATCAAAAAATTGCTAAATTAGTAACTAACTTTGATCTTGAAAACATAAGTTTAGAAAATCTTAAAATTTCAAACATTAAACCTAGTGAAAAGGCAATTGAAATCATTGAAAAATATCAATTAAATTCAATAAAAAAAGCAGTAATGAAATTTAAATAA